A window of Streptomyces sp. NBC_01689 genomic DNA:
GGTTGGGCCGGGTGTCCGTGCCCGTCCCGGCCATCCACTGCCAGTTGAGCTGGTTGTTGGCGACGTCGCCGTCCACCAGCAGGTCCAGGAAGTGCCGGGCCCCGACCCGCCAGTCCACGTACAGGGTCTTGGTGAGGAAGCTCGCCGTCAGCAGCCGTCCCCGGTTGTGCATCCAGCCCTCGTGGCGCAGTTGCCGCATCGCCGCGTCGACCACGGGATAGCCGGTGCGACCCTCCTTCCACGCGGCGATGTCCTCCCGTGCCTCGCTCTCCGGGCGCCAGTGGTCGTGCCGGGTGCGGTAGTCGGCCACCGCCGCGTCCGGCCGCGCGGCGAGCACCTGGTGGTGGAAGTCCCGCCAGGCCAGCTGCCGTACGAAGGCCTCGGCGCCCGCGCCGCCCGCACCGCGGGCGCGGTGCACCAGCTCGACCGGGGAGAGCGAGCCGAAGTGCAGGTGCGGCGAGAACCGGGAGGTGGCGTCGCCGGGCAGGTCGTCGTGCCGGTCCTCGTACGACGCGATACCGCTCCGCAGCCAGGAGTCGAGTCTCTTGCGGGCCTCCGTCTCGCCGCCCCGGGCCAGTCCCCCGGAGACCCCGGACAGGGCCTCGCGGGAGGGGAGCGGCTCCGAACCGACCCCGTCCGGCACCCGGATCGTCCGCGGCGCGCCGACCGCGGCGCGCAGCGACTGCCCCGACCACTGGCGGAAGTACGGGGTGAAGACCGCGAAGTGGTCCGACGAGGCCGGGGTGACGGCACCCGGCGCCAGCGCGGTGATCACGGTGTCGTGGACGTGCAGCCGGCATCCCTCGGCCTCCAGGGCCGCGCGCAGCCGGTCCTCACGGCGGCGCGCGTAGGCGCTGACGCCCGCGGCCATGTGCACCTCGTCGGCGTCCGCCTCGGCGACCACCTTGCACACCTCGGCGGCCACGTCGCCGGAGCGCACCACCAGCCGGCCGCCCCGCTCCCGCAGCCCGGCGTCGAGGTCCGCCAGACAGTCCGCGAGGAAGGCCATCCGGTTGGGAGCGGTGAACCCGGCCGCCGCGACGGCGTCGTCGCGCACGAACAGCGGCACGAGCGCGGCCGATCCTTCGTGGGCCGCGCGCAGCGCCGGATGATCGTGCAGACGCAGGTCCGAGGTGAACAGGACGACCGAGACGTTCATGGTGTGGCTCCGGGATCGGCTGGACTGACGGGTGCGGGCGGCCACTGGGGCGACGGCCGCGAGGGGTACGGCGACTCCCGCTTCCGCCCGGCGGGCTCCCGCGGATGCGCCGACCGCGGGAGCGACCGGTTCCGGGCACCGCGGGAGCGGTCCGGGGCGGACGTGGGCGGGGTCAGAGGGTGGAGGCGGATTCCGGCTTCTTCGCGGGGACACTCTCGGCCGCGTGTTTGACGGCGGCCTTGGCGATGTTGCGGGCCATTCCGCCGAAGACGACGGCGTGGAACGGCGAGACGGTCCACCAGTAGGCGTGTCCCAGCAGCCCGTGCGGATGGAACATGGCCCGCTGCCGGTACCGCGAGCCGCCGTCGCGGCCCTCTTCGGCGTACATCTCCAGCCAGGCCAGGCCCGGCAGCCGCATCTCCGCGCGCAGCCGCAGCAGATGACCCGGCTCGATCTCCTCGACCCGCCAGAAGTCGAGCGAGTCGCCCGCCCGCAGCCGGGTCGCGTCGCGTCGTCCGCGCCGCAGGCCGACACCGCCCACCATGCGGTCCAGCCAGCCGCGGACGGCCCAGGCGAGCGGGAAGGAGTACCAGCCGTTGTCGCCGCCGATGCCCTCGATCACCCGCCACAGCGCCTCGCGCGGCGCGTCCACGGCCAGTTCGCGATGGTCGGTGTAGAGACTGCCGCCCGCCCAGTCGGGGTCGGTGGGGAGCGGATCGCTCGGCGCGCCGGGCACCGAGGCCGACGACCACCGAGTGGTGACCTGGGCGTCCCGGACGCGTTGCAGCGCCAGGGCGACCGCGTCGTCGAAGCCGATCGGACGGCCGGGCGGATCGGGCACGTACCGGACGATGTCGTTTTCGTGGCACACGACCTCGTGCCGCAGCGACTCGGTGAGGGGGCGCGCGATGGACGCGGGGACCGGGGTGACCAGGCCGACCCAGTGACTGGACAGCCGGGGGGTGAGCACCGGCACCGGGAAGATGAGCCGGCGGGGCAGCCCGGCGATGGTGGCGTACCGCCGCATCATCTCCAGGTACGTCAGGATCTCGGGACCGCCGATGTCGAAGGTGCGGTTGACCTCCGCGGGCATCCGGGCGCTGCCGACCAGGGTGCGCAGCACGTCCCGTACTCCCATCGGCTGGATACGGGTGTGCACCCAGCTGGGGGTCACCATCACCGGCAACCGCTCCGTGAGATAGCGCAGCATCTCGAAGGAGGCCGAACCGGAGCCGATGATCACCGCGGCGCGCAACACCGTGGTCGGGACACCGGAGTGCAGCAGGATGCGGCCGACCTCGGTACGCGACCTGAGATGCGGGGAGAGTTCCCGCTCCGGTACGTGCCGCGGGGTGAGCCCGCCCAGGTAGACGATCCGCCGGACGCCGGCCGCGCGGGCCCGCTCACCGAAGATGCGCGCCGCCCGCCGGTCGGTCGCCTCGAAGTCGTGGCCCGTGCCGAGGGCGTGGACGAGGTAGTACGCGACGTCCATGTCCCGCAGCGCCTCCGCCACCGAGTCGGCGTCCAGGACGTCACCCTGCACGACCTCCGCCTCGCCCGCCCACGGGTAGTCGCGCAGCTTGGCGGGGGAACGGGCGAGGCACCGCACCCGGTGCCCCTCCGCCAGCAGCTCGGAGACCAGCCGCCCGCCGATGTAGCCCGTGGCACCGGTCACCAGACATCGCAGGCCGGTGTCGCTCTCGCTCATGGGTCCCTCCGTCGTTCGCCGCGTCGCCCCCCTTTCCGTACTCCCCTCGTCATGCCTTCCACGCGGGCGGTGACGGCGGATGCGCGGAAACGGTCTTTCCGGCGACCGGGGATGCGGGAGGGGGCGGACGGCGCACTTCTATAGGCTGATCGCGTGGCCAGACGAGACGACGGTGACGACCGAGCGGGTGACCCGCGGCCCGGGGGCGGCGCGGGAAGCGGGCGCGCCGACGCGACCGGACTCCAGGCCTTCGCGGTACAGCTGCGCCGGATGAACGGGGAGATCAACCGTCTGGTCCACGCCTTCGCCGGTGAACACGGTCTGCACGCGACCGACGTGCAGGCGCTGGCCGCGATCCTCGACGCGCCGCAGCCGCTCACCCCGGGCCGGCTGCGCGACCATCTCGGGCTCACCTCGGGGGCCGTCACGGCCTGCCTCGACCGGCTCGAACGCGCGGGCCACATCCGGCGGGTCAGGGAGAGCCCGGACCGCCGGGTGGTCCACCTCCACTACGTCGCCGAGGCCAGGACGGTGGCACGCGCCCACTTCCGGCCGCTCGCCGAGGTCACCGAGCGGGTGCGCGACCGTTTCGGCGAGGAGGAGCTGTCCGTGGTGCTCCGCTTCCTCTGCGAGTTGAACGAGGAACTCTCCACCGTGCGGTCACCGGGCCGCTGAGCCCGGGCCGGGAGGGCGTGTCCCGAGGCCGGGCCGTGCCCGGCCCGTGTCCCGCCTCGTACCTCGGTGCATCCGGCCGGGCGCCGGGACGGGAAGGGCAGCCGGGGCCGGATGGTCTACCATCCGGCTCATGTATTTCAATGATTGAGATTCTTGTTTGTTGAGATAACTACCTCACGAGACACCGTGACACCTGGAGAGCGATGTCCCTCACCCCACGACGGGCCCTGTGGCTGATCCCCGTCGTCCTGCTCGTCGCCTGGCTCGGCATCGGAGGAACCCTCGGTCCCTACGCCGGCCGCCTCGGCGAGGTCTCCACCAACGACCAGGCCGCCTTCCTGCCGCGCAGCGCCGAGTCCACCGAGGTGGTCGCCCGGCAGCGCGCCTTCCGGCAGGCCGAGACGCTGCCCGCGATCGTCGTCTGGACCGTGGACGGCGGCGGCCCGGTCACCGACGCCCGGCGGGACGCCGCGACCAGGGCGCTCGCCTCGCTCACCGGTGCCCCGGGGGTGGTCGGCGAGCCGTCCCCCGCACTTTCGTCACGGGACGGCGAGGCGCTGGAGGGTGTCGTCCAGCTGAGGCCCGACCTGGGCGAGCGGCTGCCCGACGCCCTCGACCGGATCCGTTCGGCCGCCGAGCGCGTGCCGGGCACGACCGTCCGGACGGCGGGGCCCGCGGCCAGCCAGGCGGACCTCGCCGACGCGTTCGCCGGGATCGACGGACTGCTGCTCGCGGTGGCCCTCGTCACCGTGCTGGTGATCCTGCTCCTCGTCTACCGCAGCGTGCTGCTGCCCTTCGTCATCATCCTCGGCGCGGTCTTCGCGCTCGGCCTCGCCTGCGCCGTCGTCTACGCGCTCGCCGACCACGAGGTCGTGCGCGTCGACGGCCAGGTGCAGGGCATCCTCTCCATCCTGGTGATCGGCGCCGCCACCGACTACGCGCTGCTGCTGACCGCCCGCTACCGCGAGGAACTCGCCCTGCACACCGACCGGTTCACGGCCGTCCTGGCGGCCCTGCGGCGGTCTTGGGGCGCCATCGTCGCCAGCGCGGGAACCGTCGCCCTCGGCCTGCTGGCCCTGCTGCTCAGCGACCTGACGAACAACCGGGCGCTCGGACCGGTGGGCGCCATCGGCGTCGTGTGCGCCGTACTGAGCTCCCTGACGTTCCTGCCGGCCGTCCTGGTCCTGCTAGGGCGCGCCGCCTACTGGCCGGCCGGGCCCCGGACCTCGGAGGGCGCGCGGGCCGGCGGCGTCTGGAACCGGGTCGCGGACCTGGTCGACCGCGCGCCGCGCAAGGTGTGGGCGATCGCCCTGGCGGCGCTCATCGCCTGCGCGGCCTTGGCACCCAC
This region includes:
- a CDS encoding cryptochrome/photolyase family protein, which translates into the protein MNVSVVLFTSDLRLHDHPALRAAHEGSAALVPLFVRDDAVAAAGFTAPNRMAFLADCLADLDAGLRERGGRLVVRSGDVAAEVCKVVAEADADEVHMAAGVSAYARRREDRLRAALEAEGCRLHVHDTVITALAPGAVTPASSDHFAVFTPYFRQWSGQSLRAAVGAPRTIRVPDGVGSEPLPSREALSGVSGGLARGGETEARKRLDSWLRSGIASYEDRHDDLPGDATSRFSPHLHFGSLSPVELVHRARGAGGAGAEAFVRQLAWRDFHHQVLAARPDAAVADYRTRHDHWRPESEAREDIAAWKEGRTGYPVVDAAMRQLRHEGWMHNRGRLLTASFLTKTLYVDWRVGARHFLDLLVDGDVANNQLNWQWMAGTGTDTRPNRVLNPVIQAKRYDPDGSYVRRWVPELEGLAGAAVHEPWKLRGLDRAAYDYPDPVVELPDGLARFKEARGRG
- a CDS encoding SDR family oxidoreductase, with protein sequence MSESDTGLRCLVTGATGYIGGRLVSELLAEGHRVRCLARSPAKLRDYPWAGEAEVVQGDVLDADSVAEALRDMDVAYYLVHALGTGHDFEATDRRAARIFGERARAAGVRRIVYLGGLTPRHVPERELSPHLRSRTEVGRILLHSGVPTTVLRAAVIIGSGSASFEMLRYLTERLPVMVTPSWVHTRIQPMGVRDVLRTLVGSARMPAEVNRTFDIGGPEILTYLEMMRRYATIAGLPRRLIFPVPVLTPRLSSHWVGLVTPVPASIARPLTESLRHEVVCHENDIVRYVPDPPGRPIGFDDAVALALQRVRDAQVTTRWSSASVPGAPSDPLPTDPDWAGGSLYTDHRELAVDAPREALWRVIEGIGGDNGWYSFPLAWAVRGWLDRMVGGVGLRRGRRDATRLRAGDSLDFWRVEEIEPGHLLRLRAEMRLPGLAWLEMYAEEGRDGGSRYRQRAMFHPHGLLGHAYWWTVSPFHAVVFGGMARNIAKAAVKHAAESVPAKKPESASTL
- a CDS encoding MarR family winged helix-turn-helix transcriptional regulator — translated: MARRDDGDDRAGDPRPGGGAGSGRADATGLQAFAVQLRRMNGEINRLVHAFAGEHGLHATDVQALAAILDAPQPLTPGRLRDHLGLTSGAVTACLDRLERAGHIRRVRESPDRRVVHLHYVAEARTVARAHFRPLAEVTERVRDRFGEEELSVVLRFLCELNEELSTVRSPGR
- a CDS encoding MMPL family transporter, coding for MSLTPRRALWLIPVVLLVAWLGIGGTLGPYAGRLGEVSTNDQAAFLPRSAESTEVVARQRAFRQAETLPAIVVWTVDGGGPVTDARRDAATRALASLTGAPGVVGEPSPALSSRDGEALEGVVQLRPDLGERLPDALDRIRSAAERVPGTTVRTAGPAASQADLADAFAGIDGLLLAVALVTVLVILLLVYRSVLLPFVIILGAVFALGLACAVVYALADHEVVRVDGQVQGILSILVIGAATDYALLLTARYREELALHTDRFTAVLAALRRSWGAIVASAGTVALGLLALLLSDLTNNRALGPVGAIGVVCAVLSSLTFLPAVLVLLGRAAYWPAGPRTSEGARAGGVWNRVADLVDRAPRKVWAIALAALIACAALAPTLNAKGVPLDEIFVDDAPSVTAQETLGRHFPGGSGNPAVIIANADRVAQVTAAARATDGIASAVAVTASGRPGGGAAQVVDGRVRVDATLRAPADSAAAADTVARLRDAVHAVAGADALVGGYTAQQYDTRRTAEHDRTLIVPVVLAIILVILVGLLRSLVMPVLLVATVALNFLATLGISSLVFRHVFGFTGTDASVPLYGFVFLVALGVDYNIFLMSRVREESLRHGVRQGVLRGLVSTGGVITSAGVVLAATFAALGVIPLAFLVQIAFIVAFGVLLDTLVVRSLLVPALVRDIGRRAWWPGRLSRETDPLPRAEERVGV